A window of the Nitrosococcus wardiae genome harbors these coding sequences:
- a CDS encoding primase-like DNA-binding domain-containing protein, which yields MPFERVVAHTLTEEEKEEWEKRGGEAQLHVEIPGLIGWLLDMPIEEMEHAIAHPPSSVIGANIEAMRDSNPVADWVMENCIPSRGEWTRVGIKQEVKDMGGVHYRMEGSYLYPNYLQWCRQNGREPLSIRRFRAKVEDMLKNCLRVDVISLRREEGIGIQGIRLRKPEEPVYDWLNFSQM from the coding sequence GTGCCCTTTGAGCGGGTGGTCGCCCATACCCTCACTGAGGAAGAAAAAGAGGAATGGGAAAAGCGCGGAGGTGAAGCGCAACTCCACGTTGAGATTCCGGGGCTCATTGGCTGGTTGTTGGATATGCCGATAGAGGAAATGGAGCACGCCATCGCCCACCCACCCTCAAGCGTGATAGGCGCGAATATTGAGGCCATGCGCGACAGTAACCCGGTCGCGGATTGGGTGATGGAAAACTGTATTCCGAGCCGAGGCGAATGGACTCGAGTGGGGATAAAGCAAGAGGTTAAAGACATGGGCGGTGTTCACTACCGTATGGAAGGGAGCTACCTCTACCCGAACTACCTTCAATGGTGTCGCCAGAATGGAAGGGAGCCTTTATCCATACGGCGATTTAGAGCAAAAGTCGAGGATATGCTCAAAAATTGCTTGAGGGTTGATGTAATAAGCCTTCGTAGAGAGGAAGGTATAGGCATCCAGGGAATAAGGTTAAGGAAGCCCGAAGAGCCGGTCTATGACTGGCTCAATTTTAGTCAGATGTAG
- a CDS encoding IS630 family transposase, translated as MWTLSDGWGKKTRLRWKRIRRSLKDKRDPHAFEQGKQVIEVLRTQCAQGDIDLYFFDASGFSLTPCVPYAWQPLGEWIEVPMAKSRRVNVLGFLHPQGLLHPFVFEGSVDTEVVIAAFDALCQTLTRPTWVVLDNAPQHTSQAFKARLPEWEKAGLFLYYLPPYCPELNLIEILWRFIKYRWLPFSVYQSYATLKEALENRLANFGKEYHITFA; from the coding sequence GTGTGGACACTATCCGACGGCTGGGGAAAAAAAACACGGCTGCGGTGGAAACGCATTCGCCGGTCTTTAAAGGACAAAAGAGACCCGCACGCTTTTGAGCAGGGGAAGCAAGTGATTGAAGTCCTGAGGACCCAGTGCGCCCAAGGAGACATTGACCTGTATTTTTTCGATGCCAGCGGTTTTTCTCTCACCCCGTGTGTGCCTTATGCTTGGCAGCCGCTCGGCGAATGGATCGAAGTGCCTATGGCCAAAAGTCGACGGGTCAACGTCCTGGGATTTCTCCATCCCCAAGGGCTTCTGCACCCCTTTGTCTTTGAAGGCAGCGTGGATACCGAGGTGGTCATTGCCGCTTTCGATGCCCTTTGCCAAACCCTCACCCGACCCACTTGGGTGGTGCTGGATAATGCCCCTCAGCACACCAGCCAGGCTTTCAAAGCCCGTCTCCCCGAGTGGGAAAAAGCCGGGCTTTTCCTCTACTACCTGCCTCCCTATTGCCCTGAACTCAACCTGATCGAAATCCTATGGCGCTTTATCAAATATCGCTGGCTTCCTTTTTCCGTTTATCAGTCCTATGCCACTCTTAAAGAAGCTCTTGAAAATAGACTCGCCAACTTCGGAAAAGAATACCACATAACTTTTGCTTAG
- the smpB gene encoding SsrA-binding protein SmpB, whose translation MAKSKKKQSGTPSNTIALNRKARHDYFIEERYEAGLVLEGWEVKSLRAGRVQLSESYCLLKGGEAWLFGAHITPLNTVSTHIRPDPLRTRKLLLHSEELRKLIGAVERKGYALVPLALYWKRGRVKLEIALAKGKHKYDKRAVEREKEWSRQKERLLKIR comes from the coding sequence ATGGCTAAAAGCAAAAAGAAACAGTCGGGTACTCCAAGCAATACTATTGCCCTAAACCGCAAGGCCCGCCATGACTATTTCATTGAGGAGCGTTACGAGGCGGGTCTTGTCCTGGAAGGTTGGGAGGTCAAAAGCCTACGGGCGGGGCGGGTGCAGTTGAGCGAGAGTTACTGCCTTCTCAAAGGGGGGGAGGCGTGGCTGTTCGGCGCTCACATCACCCCTTTAAACACGGTCTCGACCCATATCCGCCCTGATCCCCTTAGAACCCGAAAGTTGCTCCTCCATAGCGAAGAACTGCGTAAACTCATTGGGGCGGTGGAACGCAAGGGCTACGCTTTGGTGCCTCTGGCTTTATATTGGAAGCGGGGGCGGGTGAAATTGGAGATTGCTTTGGCCAAGGGTAAGCATAAATACGACAAGCGTGCGGTTGAAAGGGAGAAAGAGTGGTCTCGACAAAAAGAGCGGCTGCTAAAGATTCGCTAA
- a CDS encoding type I restriction-modification enzyme R subunit C-terminal domain-containing protein, with translation MVSEYGHEQAVADGVNVGNEIYVIETQRTRQGGTLKAHQQVEKRERLTRKRRWEIQDEDKAYSAQQLDRDIVNPDQIRTVIRTFKEKLPEIFPGRKEVPKTLIFAKTDSHADDIIQIVREEFGEGNPFCKKVTYNARENPKSVLNEFRNDYSPRIAVTVDMIATGTDVRPLECLLFMRDVKSRNYFEQMKGRGTRTLDADGLRKVTPSAPSAKTHYVIVDAIGVTKSLKTASQPLITQPSVPLKELAMGVMMGARDEDTVSSLAGRLARLDKQLDDKDKARIREAAGGRTLTDIVSALVQAIDPDRIEEKARDMTGAGEPGDSEREQARDQLVGQAAQVFTGPLIELIEGIRRDKEQTIDHDNLDTLLRAEWAGDSAENAKTLVQEFGQYLHEHRDDIEALAIYFSQPARRAEVTYAMIQALAERLKQDRPKLAPLRIWQAYAHLDDYKGDNPLSELTALVALIRRVCELDPTLSTYAATVRRNFQHWIMHHHSGAGEKFNEAQMAWLRMIRDHVISSFHFERDDLERAPFDGQGGMGRMYQLFGERMDEVIEELNRELVA, from the coding sequence GTGGTGAGTGAATATGGCCATGAACAGGCCGTGGCCGATGGGGTCAATGTGGGCAATGAGATCTATGTGATTGAGACCCAGCGGACCCGGCAGGGAGGCACCCTCAAGGCCCATCAGCAGGTGGAGAAACGCGAGCGCCTTACCCGCAAGCGGCGCTGGGAGATCCAGGACGAAGACAAGGCTTATTCGGCCCAACAGCTGGACCGGGACATCGTCAACCCGGACCAAATCCGCACGGTGATTCGCACTTTCAAGGAAAAGCTGCCCGAAATCTTCCCCGGCCGCAAAGAGGTGCCCAAGACCCTCATTTTTGCTAAGACCGACAGCCACGCCGATGACATCATCCAGATCGTTCGGGAGGAGTTCGGCGAGGGCAACCCGTTCTGCAAGAAGGTGACCTACAATGCCCGCGAAAACCCCAAGTCCGTGCTCAATGAATTCCGTAACGACTACTCTCCTCGAATTGCGGTCACGGTGGATATGATCGCCACCGGCACCGATGTCCGGCCTCTGGAATGCTTGCTGTTCATGCGCGATGTGAAAAGCCGCAACTACTTCGAGCAGATGAAAGGACGCGGCACCCGTACCCTGGACGCCGATGGCCTCAGGAAAGTGACCCCTTCGGCCCCCAGCGCCAAGACCCACTATGTCATCGTGGATGCCATCGGGGTCACGAAATCACTGAAAACCGCCAGCCAGCCCCTTATTACTCAACCTTCGGTGCCCCTCAAAGAGTTGGCCATGGGGGTGATGATGGGGGCCCGCGATGAGGATACGGTGTCCTCCCTGGCCGGCCGGCTAGCTCGTCTCGACAAACAGCTCGATGACAAGGATAAGGCCCGCATCCGGGAAGCTGCCGGTGGCAGGACCCTCACCGACATCGTCAGCGCTCTCGTTCAGGCCATCGACCCGGACCGGATCGAGGAAAAGGCCCGGGACATGACCGGTGCCGGTGAGCCGGGAGACAGCGAGCGTGAACAGGCCCGGGACCAATTGGTGGGACAAGCCGCCCAGGTCTTCACCGGCCCGTTGATTGAGCTCATTGAGGGGATCCGCCGGGACAAGGAGCAGACCATCGACCATGACAATCTGGATACCCTGCTTCGGGCCGAATGGGCCGGCGACAGCGCCGAGAATGCCAAGACGTTGGTTCAGGAGTTTGGGCAGTACCTCCATGAACACCGTGACGACATTGAGGCCCTGGCGATTTATTTCAGCCAGCCCGCTCGCCGTGCCGAGGTGACCTACGCCATGATTCAAGCTCTAGCAGAGCGGCTGAAGCAAGATCGCCCCAAGCTTGCCCCGCTACGGATCTGGCAAGCCTACGCCCACCTGGATGACTACAAGGGCGATAACCCCCTTAGCGAACTCACTGCCCTGGTGGCCCTCATTCGCCGGGTCTGTGAACTGGACCCCACTCTCTCCACCTACGCCGCCACCGTACGTCGCAATTTCCAGCACTGGATCATGCACCACCATAGCGGCGCGGGGGAGAAATTTAACGAGGCGCAGATGGCCTGGCTACGGATGATCCGGGACCATGTGATCAGTTCTTTTCATTTCGAACGGGACGATCTAGAGAGGGCGCCCTTTGATGGCCAGGGTGGCATGGGGCGGATGTATCAGTTATTTGGGGAGAGAATGGATGAGGTGATTGAGGAGTTGAATCGGGAGTTGGTGGCGTGA
- a CDS encoding restriction endonuclease subunit S: MGSNDSGIPDNWVNSTLGDVCSQPQYGYTTKASNKGNLHLLRTTDITSRKITWETVPFCSDNPDDPEKYLLEDGDIVISRAGSVGVSYLIQKPERSVFASYLIRFKPFIDRKFFKYFLDGPLYWNAISENRLGIAVPNVNASKLKRISLPVPPLNEQRRIVAKLEELFSELDKGIESLKTAREQLKVYRQAVLKHAFEGKLTAKWREENKDKLESPEQLLARIQQEREARYQQQLEEWKAAVKAWEDGGKKGKKLGKPRALKQWAKLPDEVQSVLPSIPTCWVWEKLGWMTCGVEYGTAAKSSESGSVPVIRMGNIQNGMIDWQDLVFTSDEAEIEKYSLKSGDVLFNRTNSPELVGKTAIYRDERSALFAGYLIRVNHIASIVDSQYLNFFLNSYVAKQYGNTVKTDGVNQSNINGEKLQSYPFPYCSLTEQVEVVRVLEEKLSMTDRLMQDIDAELDKYHCINYGV, from the coding sequence ATGGGTAGCAACGACAGTGGCATCCCTGATAACTGGGTAAATTCAACACTTGGTGATGTTTGTAGCCAACCCCAATATGGCTATACAACAAAGGCTTCGAACAAAGGAAATCTACATCTTCTACGAACAACCGACATTACGTCAAGAAAGATAACTTGGGAAACTGTGCCTTTTTGTTCTGACAATCCTGACGATCCAGAGAAATATCTTCTGGAAGACGGAGACATAGTTATCTCTCGGGCTGGATCAGTCGGTGTTAGCTACCTAATACAAAAGCCCGAGAGATCAGTCTTTGCATCATACCTAATCAGATTTAAGCCATTTATTGATCGAAAGTTCTTTAAGTATTTTCTTGACGGGCCACTCTATTGGAATGCTATCTCGGAAAATAGACTTGGCATAGCCGTTCCAAACGTAAATGCCAGCAAACTGAAAAGAATTTCTCTGCCAGTTCCCCCACTCAACGAACAACGCCGCATCGTCGCCAAGCTCGAAGAACTCTTCTCCGAACTGGACAAGGGCATCGAAAGCCTCAAAACCGCCCGCGAGCAACTGAAAGTCTATCGCCAGGCCGTGCTCAAGCACGCCTTTGAGGGCAAGCTCACCGCGAAATGGCGTGAAGAGAACAAGGATAAGCTAGAGTCGCCCGAGCAACTCCTTGCCCGTATCCAGCAGGAGCGGGAAGCCCGCTACCAGCAGCAGCTGGAGGAATGGAAGGCTGCTGTTAAGGCGTGGGAGGATGGAGGGAAAAAGGGGAAGAAGTTGGGGAAGCCACGTGCCCTAAAGCAATGGGCCAAATTGCCTGATGAGGTTCAGTCCGTTTTACCTAGTATTCCTACATGCTGGGTGTGGGAGAAACTTGGATGGATGACATGCGGCGTTGAGTACGGGACGGCTGCAAAATCATCAGAGTCCGGTTCAGTACCGGTGATCCGAATGGGGAATATCCAGAATGGAATGATTGACTGGCAAGATCTGGTCTTTACTTCAGATGAAGCTGAGATCGAAAAATATTCACTTAAGTCAGGTGATGTTTTGTTTAACCGAACCAACAGCCCAGAGCTTGTAGGTAAGACAGCAATCTATCGTGATGAACGCTCTGCTTTATTTGCTGGATATCTTATTCGAGTGAACCATATTGCTTCGATCGTAGACAGCCAGTATCTAAATTTTTTCCTCAATTCTTACGTGGCGAAGCAGTATGGGAATACAGTCAAGACTGATGGCGTGAATCAGTCGAACATCAATGGAGAAAAGCTTCAAAGCTATCCGTTTCCTTATTGCTCACTGACCGAGCAGGTCGAGGTTGTGCGAGTCCTTGAAGAAAAGCTCTCTATGACAGATCGCTTGATGCAGGATATCGACGCAGAATTGGATAAGTACCACTGCATAAATTATGGGGTATAA
- a CDS encoding nucleotidyltransferase family protein: MLLDELRAKKEVIATLGDQYGARHIRVFGSVARGEEQPDSDVDFLVEFPRGYDLFAQRLPLTERLEALLQRRVEVIPEHELNRHLRDQILKEAVEL; this comes from the coding sequence ATGTTATTGGATGAGCTGCGTGCTAAAAAAGAGGTCATCGCCACGTTGGGGGATCAGTATGGCGCCCGCCACATTCGGGTTTTTGGCTCCGTCGCCAGGGGCGAGGAGCAGCCCGATAGCGATGTGGACTTTCTGGTGGAGTTTCCCCGGGGCTATGACCTATTCGCGCAACGCCTGCCCTTGACGGAGCGACTGGAAGCGTTGCTCCAGCGGCGAGTGGAAGTGATCCCGGAGCATGAACTCAACAGGCATCTTCGTGACCAGATATTGAAGGAGGCCGTGGAGCTATGA
- a CDS encoding DUF86 domain-containing protein translates to MTKSWQPYAKPILDAIAKIRRIEARGELTQDEILYDAALRNLQTLSEATQLLPEEKKASCPEIPWREISGFRNILVHHYLGEIDPLTVKTVITQHLPPLEACVRTLLINAGETDR, encoded by the coding sequence ATGACCAAGTCATGGCAACCTTATGCCAAGCCTATCCTCGATGCCATTGCCAAAATCCGCCGCATCGAGGCACGCGGTGAACTCACCCAAGATGAGATACTTTACGATGCGGCCTTACGCAACCTGCAAACCTTGTCCGAGGCCACCCAGCTGTTGCCGGAAGAGAAGAAAGCAAGTTGCCCCGAGATCCCTTGGCGGGAGATCAGCGGTTTTCGCAACATCCTGGTACACCACTACCTGGGTGAGATCGACCCGCTTACCGTGAAGACAGTCATTACCCAGCACTTACCACCACTCGAAGCCTGCGTCCGAACCCTGCTCATCAACGCGGGTGAAACGGATCGATGA
- a CDS encoding helix-turn-helix domain-containing protein, translated as MRAIALSEVETRTLEEVVKNHHHARQRMRAHGLLLSHRGFKIDEIAQAYAVDRETVVRWFNRWEQWGIVGLQDQVRSGRPEKLTPPRARMGATTI; from the coding sequence TTGAGGGCTATCGCGTTATCTGAAGTAGAAACGAGGACGCTGGAAGAGGTTGTGAAAAACCATCACCATGCCCGGCAGCGGATGCGCGCCCACGGGCTATTGTTAAGCCATCGGGGTTTTAAAATCGATGAGATTGCGCAGGCCTATGCGGTGGACCGGGAGACGGTGGTGCGCTGGTTTAACCGTTGGGAGCAGTGGGGAATTGTCGGTTTACAAGACCAAGTGCGTAGCGGACGACCGGAGAAGTTGACCCCCCCAAGAGCAAGGATGGGTGCAACAACTATTTAA
- a CDS encoding sodium-dependent transporter, translating into MTSQRTSIHGQWSSRWIFLLAATGSAVGLGNIWKFPYVAGENGGGAFVLIYIICIVLMGVPIMMGEIMLGRRGRQSPINTMRTIAIEENKSPSWQYLGWLGVIAGFLIMSYYSVIAGWTLAYIFRTGAGMFAQATAENVEGLFNQLVSDPERLLAWHTLFMVMTTVVVSRGVKSGLEQAVRFLMPALFILLLVLVGYAINTGEHFYQGLQFMFEPNFDQLTAKGVLAAMGQAFFSLSLGMGAIMVYGSYLNRQTSIAWAALSISFADTLVAMLAGLAIFPLVFANGLAPDQSVGLVFKTLPLAFGHMPGGSFFGALFFLLLAFAAWTSAISLVEPAVAYLVENLGMSRVKASAWIGTMIWLLGMGSLLSFNHWSDATLFGMTFFGLVDYLTSNIMLPLGGLFIAIFAGWVLWRSSSVEEFDMGDGLWYRLWLTLVRFVAPFAVIIIFLHAIGALNWLNRMFS; encoded by the coding sequence ATGACAAGCCAGCGTACCTCTATTCACGGCCAGTGGTCTTCCCGCTGGATTTTTCTACTTGCCGCGACCGGTTCTGCCGTGGGCCTGGGCAATATCTGGAAATTTCCCTATGTGGCCGGTGAAAATGGCGGCGGGGCCTTTGTGCTCATTTATATTATCTGTATTGTTCTGATGGGCGTTCCCATCATGATGGGCGAGATTATGTTGGGCCGCCGAGGTCGCCAAAGCCCCATTAATACCATGCGTACTATCGCCATAGAGGAAAATAAAAGTCCAAGCTGGCAATATTTGGGTTGGCTCGGCGTCATTGCCGGGTTTTTAATCATGTCCTACTACAGTGTTATCGCTGGTTGGACCCTGGCTTACATCTTTCGCACCGGCGCTGGGATGTTTGCGCAGGCCACAGCAGAAAATGTTGAGGGCCTATTCAATCAACTGGTGAGCGATCCAGAGCGGCTGTTGGCTTGGCATACCCTCTTTATGGTCATGACCACCGTAGTGGTTTCCCGAGGCGTTAAAAGCGGTCTTGAACAAGCGGTCCGCTTCTTAATGCCGGCGCTTTTCATCCTGCTTTTGGTGCTCGTGGGTTATGCTATCAACACCGGAGAGCATTTTTACCAAGGGCTTCAGTTCATGTTCGAACCTAATTTCGATCAGCTCACTGCCAAGGGAGTATTGGCTGCCATGGGGCAGGCCTTTTTTAGCTTGAGCCTGGGCATGGGGGCTATCATGGTGTACGGTTCATATCTCAACCGTCAGACTTCAATCGCCTGGGCCGCCCTTTCCATCTCTTTTGCCGATACCTTAGTCGCCATGCTGGCAGGATTGGCGATTTTTCCCCTGGTCTTCGCCAATGGTCTCGCCCCGGATCAAAGCGTGGGGTTAGTGTTCAAAACCTTACCCTTGGCCTTTGGGCACATGCCGGGCGGCTCTTTCTTTGGGGCTCTTTTCTTTCTCTTGCTCGCCTTTGCTGCCTGGACTTCCGCGATTTCATTGGTTGAACCCGCGGTCGCCTACCTGGTGGAAAATCTCGGCATGAGCCGGGTCAAAGCCTCCGCGTGGATAGGCACTATGATTTGGTTGCTTGGCATGGGCAGCCTTCTTTCCTTCAATCATTGGTCGGACGCCACCCTCTTCGGCATGACCTTTTTTGGCTTGGTCGATTACCTGACTTCTAATATCATGTTGCCCTTGGGCGGCCTATTTATTGCCATATTTGCCGGCTGGGTCCTATGGCGCAGTTCCAGTGTTGAGGAATTTGATATGGGTGATGGATTATGGTATCGACTATGGCTTACTCTGGTTCGTTTTGTTGCCCCCTTCGCGGTAATTATTATATTTCTTCATGCTATTGGTGCTCTTAACTGGCTAAACCGTATGTTCTCATGA
- a CDS encoding type I restriction-modification system subunit M, with protein MNTAPIISKVWSFCTTLRDDGVGYGDYLEQLTYLIFLKMADEYSKPPYRRQVGIPSEYSWQSLKAKRGAELEGHYIELLRALGTRPGMLGQIFTKAQNKIQDPAKLYRLIDMVDSTQWVMMGADIKGDIYEGLLEKNAEDTKSGAGQYFTPRALIKAMVECVRPEPGKTIADPACGTGGFFLAAYDFLTDPKHYSLDKTQKTFLKHETFHGNEIVANTRRLCLMNMFLHNIGEIDGESTVSPNDALVAPSHRTYDYVLANPPFGKKSAMSFTNEEGAQESDDLTYNRQDFWATTSNKQLNFVQHIRTLLKTTGKAAVVVPDNVLFEGGAGETIRRKLLKNTDFHTILRLPTGIFYRPGVKANVIFFDNREASPNPWTKAVWVYDYRTNIYHTLKKKPMRYEDLAEFIACYHPTNRHKRKETWHPEKNPEGRWRKFSYEALVARDKTSLDVFWLKDKSLTDLDNLPEPEELAEEIIENLEAGLNSFREVLAGLTAGGSQG; from the coding sequence ATGAATACCGCCCCCATCATCTCCAAGGTCTGGAGCTTTTGCACCACCCTGCGCGACGACGGCGTGGGTTATGGGGATTATCTGGAACAGCTTACTTACCTCATCTTCCTCAAGATGGCGGACGAATACAGCAAGCCGCCCTATCGTCGCCAGGTGGGTATTCCGTCGGAATATAGCTGGCAGAGCCTCAAAGCCAAGCGGGGAGCGGAGCTGGAAGGTCACTATATCGAGTTGCTGCGGGCGCTAGGCACCCGACCAGGGATGCTCGGTCAAATCTTCACCAAGGCCCAGAACAAGATCCAAGACCCGGCCAAGCTCTATCGTCTCATCGACATGGTGGACAGCACCCAATGGGTGATGATGGGCGCCGATATCAAGGGCGATATCTATGAAGGCTTGCTAGAGAAAAACGCCGAGGACACCAAATCCGGCGCGGGCCAATATTTCACCCCCCGCGCCTTGATTAAGGCGATGGTGGAGTGCGTGCGTCCCGAGCCGGGCAAGACTATCGCCGATCCGGCTTGCGGCACGGGCGGGTTTTTCCTCGCCGCCTACGATTTCCTGACCGATCCGAAACACTATTCACTCGACAAGACCCAGAAGACCTTTCTCAAGCATGAGACCTTCCATGGCAACGAGATCGTCGCCAATACCCGCCGCCTCTGCTTGATGAACATGTTCCTCCACAACATCGGGGAAATCGACGGTGAGAGCACCGTCTCCCCTAACGATGCCCTGGTGGCCCCGAGTCACCGAACTTACGATTATGTGCTCGCCAATCCCCCCTTCGGCAAAAAGAGCGCCATGAGCTTTACCAACGAGGAGGGGGCACAGGAAAGCGACGATCTGACCTACAATCGTCAGGATTTCTGGGCCACTACTTCCAATAAGCAGCTCAATTTCGTCCAGCACATCCGCACCCTGCTCAAGACTACCGGCAAGGCGGCCGTGGTGGTGCCGGACAACGTGCTGTTCGAGGGGGGAGCCGGCGAGACCATCCGCCGCAAGCTGCTAAAGAACACCGATTTTCACACCATTCTTCGGCTGCCCACGGGCATCTTTTATCGCCCTGGTGTGAAGGCGAATGTCATCTTCTTCGATAACCGTGAAGCCTCGCCGAATCCCTGGACTAAGGCCGTGTGGGTCTACGATTACCGGACCAATATCTACCATACCCTGAAAAAGAAGCCCATGCGGTACGAGGACCTGGCTGAATTCATTGCCTGCTACCATCCAACGAACCGGCATAAACGCAAGGAGACCTGGCATCCGGAGAAAAATCCGGAAGGACGCTGGCGCAAATTCAGCTATGAGGCACTGGTCGCCCGAGACAAGACGAGCCTGGATGTGTTCTGGCTCAAGGATAAAAGCCTTACCGATCTCGACAACCTCCCCGAGCCCGAGGAATTGGCGGAGGAGATTATCGAGAACCTGGAAGCGGGCCTGAACAGCTTCCGGGAAGTGCTCGCCGGGCTGACGGCAGGGGGGAGTCAGGGATAG
- a CDS encoding IS630 family transposase, with amino-acid sequence MDEPKCYGPRVEAAEPHAKKKTFYEPTRESEPVQRQRAAHQERLCAYAPEELIFLDEMGAVLNLTLEYGWAPKGQRAYGEKPTSRGQRISTLGALSSPGLVTAMCFEGTLNGAVFLYFLEHFLCPQLKPGQCVILDNAAAHHVEGVAELIEQTGAELLYLPPYSPDLNPIEMAWSQVKHRLRKAQARTKKALYEALAQALHTLTPEQAKAYLGHVGIRD; translated from the coding sequence ATCGATGAGCCGAAGTGCTATGGACCGCGCGTTGAAGCGGCTGAACCTCACGCGAAAAAAAAGACGTTCTATGAGCCCACGCGCGAGAGCGAGCCGGTCCAACGACAGCGGGCCGCCCATCAAGAACGCCTCTGCGCGTATGCCCCCGAAGAGCTGATTTTTCTCGATGAAATGGGGGCGGTGTTAAACCTGACTTTAGAATACGGTTGGGCTCCCAAAGGTCAGCGGGCCTATGGGGAAAAACCCACTTCTCGGGGGCAACGCATTAGCACCCTCGGGGCGCTTTCCTCCCCGGGGCTGGTCACGGCCATGTGCTTTGAGGGCACTTTAAACGGGGCCGTCTTTCTCTATTTCTTAGAGCATTTCTTGTGCCCCCAACTCAAACCAGGCCAGTGTGTGATTTTGGATAATGCCGCCGCCCATCACGTCGAGGGGGTCGCTGAACTCATTGAGCAAACCGGTGCTGAACTCCTTTATTTACCTCCCTACTCCCCTGATCTTAACCCCATTGAAATGGCCTGGTCCCAGGTGAAACACCGGCTCCGAAAAGCCCAAGCGCGAACCAAAAAAGCCTTATATGAGGCCCTCGCTCAGGCCCTCCACACCCTTACGCCAGAGCAGGCCAAAGCCTATTTGGGGCATGTGGGCATCCGGGACTAA
- a CDS encoding tyrosine-type recombinase/integrase, producing the protein MPLTDTAIRNAKPSDKPKKLFDGGGLYLEVAPSGGKWWRLKYRFGGKEKRLSLGVYPEVSLKEARERRDEARKLLANEIDPSEHRKAKKAAREDRAANSFEVVAREWLAKHAPHWSASHGDRIIRRLERDIFPWIGGRPVADIAAPELLEVIRRIEQRGALETAHRALSSCGQVFRYAVATGRAERDPSGDLRGALPPVKSQHFAAATEPKEIAEILRAIDGYEGTLTVRCALRLAPLVFVRPGELRKAEWADIDLEAAEWRYLVTKTNMPHIVPLSHQAVALLQELHPLTGRGRYVFPSARSTARPMSDNAILAAMRRMGIAKEEMTGHGFRAMARTILDEVLGFRPDFIEHQLAHAVRDPNGRAYNRTAHLPERRKMMQAWADYLDKLKAGAEVVPIHQSA; encoded by the coding sequence ATGCCGTTGACGGATACCGCCATTCGTAATGCTAAGCCTAGCGACAAGCCCAAAAAGCTATTTGACGGCGGGGGGCTCTATCTGGAAGTGGCCCCCAGTGGGGGCAAGTGGTGGCGATTGAAATACCGTTTTGGGGGCAAGGAGAAACGGCTGTCCCTGGGCGTGTATCCCGAGGTGTCTTTAAAGGAGGCCCGCGAACGGCGCGACGAGGCACGTAAGCTGCTGGCTAATGAGATCGACCCCAGCGAGCACCGTAAGGCGAAGAAGGCCGCGAGGGAAGACCGGGCGGCAAACAGCTTTGAGGTGGTGGCGCGGGAATGGTTGGCCAAACATGCTCCCCACTGGTCGGCAAGTCATGGCGACCGGATCATCCGCCGACTGGAACGCGATATCTTCCCCTGGATCGGTGGCCGGCCCGTGGCCGATATTGCCGCCCCTGAACTCCTCGAGGTCATCCGCCGAATTGAACAGCGGGGGGCCCTGGAAACCGCCCACCGGGCACTGAGTAGTTGTGGCCAGGTATTCCGCTACGCGGTGGCCACGGGACGCGCTGAACGGGATCCTTCTGGCGATCTGCGGGGTGCCTTACCCCCGGTCAAGAGCCAACATTTCGCCGCCGCCACCGAACCGAAAGAGATTGCCGAGATACTCCGGGCCATCGACGGCTATGAAGGCACCCTCACCGTGCGTTGTGCCCTGCGCCTCGCGCCGCTGGTCTTCGTTCGCCCCGGTGAACTGCGCAAGGCCGAATGGGCTGACATCGACCTGGAGGCCGCCGAGTGGCGCTATCTCGTGACCAAGACGAATATGCCCCATATCGTGCCCCTTTCCCACCAGGCAGTGGCCCTCCTACAGGAGCTGCATCCTCTGACCGGACGCGGGCGCTACGTCTTCCCCAGCGCACGGAGCACGGCCCGACCCATGAGTGACAATGCCATTCTGGCCGCGATGCGGCGCATGGGGATTGCCAAGGAAGAGATGACGGGCCACGGTTTCCGGGCCATGGCGCGAACCATTCTTGATGAAGTCTTGGGCTTTCGGCCCGACTTCATCGAACATCAGCTTGCCCATGCCGTACGGGACCCCAATGGCCGCGCCTACAACCGGACGGCACACCTGCCGGAGCGGCGGAAGATGATGCAGGCATGGGCGGATTACCTTGACAAGCTCAAGGCGGGGGCGGAAGTGGTCCCGATTCACCAAAGCGCCTGA